The Amia ocellicauda isolate fAmiCal2 chromosome 16, fAmiCal2.hap1, whole genome shotgun sequence nucleotide sequence GTAATTCAAGGGCTAATAAACACACTTTTATATTGATCACACCAACTGCTGATTGTTAGCAGTACTCTCTTCTGTGATTTGCATCTTTTCCCACAATTTTCAATAAACGTCACAATGTAACAGAAATTCAAAGGTAAATCACCTGTATAAAATGACATTTCTCTCAGCTGATGGATTTTAAATCGGTGTCTTTCCCAGCCTTGCCCTTATTAATGTTTACTGTGGATTGAAGCAATAAAACCATTACAAAATCTGTCTAGAAGtggattattttgtgtgtggaaTCTCGTTAACAAAATTGCTCAGTTATTTAACCACAGTAGACTTTCATAAGGGCCATGCGTGCGCACCTTCCCTTCAGCTCTGAAGCTGCCTCTTTTGGTATTTGACTGTCTTCCACCTTATCGATTCTACTAGGAACGAGCACTTAGCTTGCTTTAGCgctttcttcctcctcctccttcttcacCTCTccctactccaccttctcctccttctCGCTCATCTTTTCAAGTGATTTCCAGTCTCTCTCTTGTGCGCTGATTGACGCAGCTAAAAGCGAACACGATGAAACAAAGCCATGATTGAAATCGTGAAACTGTGTGTGGTTGCCACCTCCAGAGTTAGGCCCTACAAATTTTCTTCCAATGCTCTTCTAGGCAGAGTCAAGGAGGTgcagaaggaaaataaacatgTGGAGGATGTTGGAAATAAAGAGATCTTGGAGAAGGCTGAGAACAATACTGAGGGGCAGCAGGAGGAGGCAGAATCAGAGGAGGGGAGTGGTGGCGAAAAGATGCAAGGGATCCAGGGTGCGGACAAACTGTCATCGCCAGCTCCCTGTGGCGACCTTCTTAATAACCTAGAAGAACAGAGCCACACTGCCAGTATACCCACCCCAGAGAACGCAGAGAAAACACAGTCTCACTTGCCCTTGGGCAGTGATGAAGACACCCGGGACTCGGTAACAGATCAACATGACACAGACAATGACATTACCAAGGTCATGCCAGAGCCACTAGGGGTTAGCTTAGTCTGTGACAGTACAGGGGACGCTAACTTAGTAGCGGAGAGAGAGGGTAAGAGAGACGCTGTTACTGAAATGGGTAATGCAGAGGTGCAGGTGACAATAACAGCGCCTGAAGAAGAGGGAACTGGAGAGCAGAGGTCCTCCAGTGAGGGCGATGAAAGCTCAGAAGAGCGGGTGGTCAGCAGTGAGACCGGTGGTCAGACTGGAGACAGCGTAGATGCAAAAGGGGAGGAAAGTAAAGCTCTAAGCTTAGATTCAGGCGGTGACGGGTCTAGTTCAGCAGAAGCAGATGAGACAAGCACAGGCACTGAGGAAAAGGCAGAGGGCAAAAGGGCTGCAGACATTGAAACCAAGATACAAGCTCCAAGTGAGATTGTAGGGGAGAGCCCAGAGTTGAGCTTTGGAGAGAATTGCACGGAGAATGAAACACAGGATCTAGAAAATGAAGGTTTGGTTTCTGGGGTGGAAAGTGTCGAGAGCAAAGACTCAACAGGTGACGGTTCAGGTCAGGTAGAAGAAACAGTCAGTGTCAGCGAGAGTGCAAAACTAATTATCGATGCTGTAAAAGAGGACGGCCAGGAAAGTGATTCTGAGGGCGAGGAGGAAACTGATAGCCAGGATACAGATTCCATGAAATCAGTGGAGGAAAATGTCGAACCAGTCAGAGACAGCACCGTGCTGTCTGCCAGGAGAGAAGGTAGCGAACAAGAGTCTCAGGACCTCGCAGTGGGCCAACCAGAGGATGGTTGTTGTGATCGTGAAGCCAGTGGCAGTGAGGAGAAGGTAGCTGAGGTTTTAAGTGATCAGGAAGGGAGGGTTCAAGAACCCAAGCTTGTTTCCACGGAGGCAGAGGTAGAAGGAGAAAGTGCTCTGTCGGTCGTTATAGTGACCCCAGCTCTGTTGCTCATTCAGAATGACCCCGAGAGCAGAGATGAAAGTGAAGATGTCTCATCAGAGAGGCCTCATGGGTCATCAGAGGCTCAGTGCCCTGATGATCCAGGCAGGGAGACTGTAGAGAGAACAGCCAAGGTGAGTGAAGGTGAGAGTGAGGTGAAGGCAAAGGAGGGAGACCAGGATCTTGAGGCTGAAACTGAAGGGAAACCAGAGGAAGCTAAAAGCAATGAGGAGGACAACATCATCCAGGAGGCAGATGCAGAGGAAATGGAAGAAGACAAGAAGGTTGACGGTTCCTTAACGGCCGTGGGAGTGGAGAAGGAGAAGATACCTGACACAGTGCACAAACATGAAGAAGAACATGAAGGCCAATCAGAGACTGAGTGTGAGGTAAAGGAGCCCAGAGATCAGCAGGAGGATGAGAAAGCCCAGATGTCCACAGCTGTACCTGAAGAGGAAAATCCTACAGGTGACCAGAGGGAGAAAAAGGAACCTGTTGAAAGGAGTGAGTTAAAAACAGATGAGAGGGACATCTTTGAAGACTGCCTTCAATCCATAGTAATTAAGGCTGTGCTCAAAGGTGAAGATGAAAAGAATGCATCAGACACCAGCCCACAGGAAGAGACCCAGGTGTGTGAAGATGCTTCAGAGCCTCAATTGGAAAATGCTGTGTTAAAAAATGAACCTGAACTTGACCCCCAGGATAATccagatacaaacacacaccccgACAAATTAGACACAGCTCCAGAAGAAGGAGCATATACCAGTGATGTCCCAGAAGAGGTCCTCATGGAAACAGGTGTTACAAAAAGTAGTGTTGAGGCAGAGAAGGAAGAAAGTGACCAGAAACCTTTGGGTGTTCCAGAACACGCATCGAAAGGAATGCCTGAGGAGACTTCTGAAAACGCTGACATGCAACTTGCAGAAAGAACAGAGGTGGAAGAAAGTGAAGTTGGGGCAAAGACTGAAGCACAAGTCGAAGGTGATGGATTAGCAGCTGATGAATCAGTAATCACCATGGAAGAGCAGTGGCCAGCTGAGGAAACAGAGGAGCATCAGAGGGACACCGGGGAAAAAACTGAGGCACTGATTAAAGAACAGTTAGAGGACATGCCAAAAGAGGATGTCAAAGATGGTAAATCATCGTTCGAGGAGAAAGAGGTGCAGATCAGTGAGGTTTCAGAAGAAATTATGTTGTCAGAAGTAGCTGGTGTTCAGCAAATGGTTAGCGATGGCTCCCAGGATGTCCCCTCAGATGGAACAAGTGACCAAGAACCTGTCACAGTCTTGGATGAACCTGCTGCACCAGATTCAAACAAAGATAAAGGGAGTGAAGGCCAGAGTCCCGAACACCAAGCCCAGACAGAAGTCCAGGAAGGAACTGTCACAGTCGTGGACGAACCTGCTGCACCAGATTCAAACAAAGATAAAGGGAGTGAAGGCCAGAGTCCCGAACACCAAACCCAGACAGAAGTCCAGGAAGGAACTGTCACAGTCGTGGATGAACCTGCTGCACCAGATTCAAACAATGATAAAGGGAGTGAAGGCCAGAGTCCCGAACACCAAGCCCAGACAGAAGTCCAGGAAGGAACTGTCACAGTCGTGGAAGAACCTGCTGCACCAGATTCAAACAAAGATAAAGGGAGTGAAGACCTGAATCCTGAACACCAAGCCCAGACAGAAATCCAGGAAGGACCTGTCACAGTCGTGGATGAACCTGCTGCACCAGATTCAAACAATGATAAAGGGAGTGAAGGCCAGAGTCCCGAACACCAAGCCCAGACGGAAGTCCAGGAAGGACCTGTCACAGTCGTGGATGAACCTGCTGCACCAGATTCAAACAATGATAAAGGGAGTGAAGGCCAGAGTCCCGAACACCAAGCCCAGACAGAAGTCCAGGAAGGAACTGTCACAGTCGTGGATGAACCTGCTGCACCAGATTCAAACAATGATAAAGGGAGTGAAGGCCAGAGTCCCGAACACCAAGCCCAGACAGAAGTCCAGGAAGGAACTGTCACAGTCAAGAGTCAAGAGAAGGATAAAGCAGGAGACTCCACTGAAATGCAGGTTGCCGCACAGACTGATGTCAAGACAGTGGATGATGCGTCTGAAAAAGAGCAAGAACATTCCAGAGAAGAGAAGGATGAACCTCCGATTCAGCCcaagaatgaaaaagaaacagcagacaaagaggaggaggatgaagaagaagaggaggatggagaCTCGTTTGAGTTTGACGATGAATCAGGGCAGGATTTTGAGGCGTCAATGGAAGTCCTTCCAGAAAATCAGACCAAGGAAGGACAAACAGCTGCCACAGCCACCACAGCTGAGCAGAGTGTGAAAGAGGGGGAAGCAAATCTGGAGGCCAACAGCGTTAGTCAAGATAAAACATCAGAACATGCAGAGTCTAACACAACAGATGCCCAAGAACCATCAGAAACTCAAAAACAAGAACCTGAGCAGAAAAATGGGGAGGAGGAGAGTTCTCCTGTGGAACAAGCAGAACATGTGAAAGGCTTAGAGGGGAGTGAGCAGGAACAGAGCGAGTCTAACCAGGGGGACAGCCGAGTTGAGGAAGGAAAAGAGGCAAGCAGAGAGGTGGAGGAATCAGAGAGtcagggtgaaggcagtgagaGCCCAGGGGTTAGAGAAGAGAGCAAGGAAAGCACACCTGAGGGCAGTGAAGACCTTGGCAAGGCAGACTCAGGTAAAGGGAGTAAGAAAGCAAAGGGGAAAGGGAAGGAGGAGTGTAGGGTGTCTTAAGGATCCATTATGATCCAATAAGATCAATTAAAAGAAATGCATGGTTAAGAGCCACAGAGGCGATCTTATCACATCCATGTTCAGCTCCAATGGGCCAAGTCCTTCAGAAAATGTTTATGTCCTCCTAGACCTGAGTAAGACATCTGCTGAGTTTGGAGTTCCATGTCATGTAGTTCTATGCACACTTATcatggaaatggaaagaaagggGTCTAACCTAGTATATTATATCATATCATTATGTCATTAAGtgtattgtaatattgtagGCACTGGCTTTTGTTACTGTCCCTCAAAACCTTGGGCTTGCTCTCTCATTTTTGGTTTAGTAAATGTTGTGAAACGCATacaaaacatgtttctgaaCATGATGTGCAAAGGGTTTTTAAATGCCCTGGTATTGATCGCAAACCTGTTTGCAGTGAGAGCTGTGTGTGCTTCAACAAAACAGGTCactaatgatttattattattattattattattattattattattattattattattattttactttttctgaATTCCAAGGATATAATTTTAGTAAATGTCCCAAAAGTaccacatgaaaaaaaaaaaaacataaactccggaagtctttaaaaaaataagagttAATTAAACCAGAATGTttgtggtattattattattattattattattattattattattattattgaatcacCAGTATGTCAGCTCAAACTACTCTGAGCATTGAAAGATGATAATACAGTGCTCTAAATTAACAATTCAAAAGGTCAAATGGTTTTCCAGAggaaacatgtatatataatgaaatactgaaatgcacacttaCATTTCCAGGTGTGTTACTATATCTGCTTTCCTTTTTGCAAATCGTATGTCCCGGGTTGTAAGTTGTGAGGATTTAGAAAGATATAAATGCTTTGAAATCAAGAGTGTCACAGTTGAAAGATCTCCCTAGACACTGCATATTTATACATCTTTCACAAATATGACCTGTGCAGCTATATTTGGGGACAGACATGTAAATATATAAGCATTTTCACTTTTCTCATAACCATTTGACCTGGaagcaaaaacagaaataaacttAAGGTCAATGGATGCAAAATAgatgcaagcaagcaagcaaacaaaacaatctgtattCAACATCCAGTTAGGTGATGTAGCTTATCTGTAAAGAGACTGTATATCACAATGAATATCTATAAGTATAGATTCATAAACTTGTGCTTAGTCTACTGTATAGAATTCGACTTTAGTTGAACTTAAATTGAAAGAAAGAGATGTATATTTCTTTATGCATACTATACCTTTAAATAGGTTCTAATCGCACTTTAATTAGGAgaacacaataaaaataagtgCATTTCTGGATTAACACTTTTTTGCATTGATTGCaagtgttgttgtttctttctaACCAAGTAAGGTTCACATTTGTgatataattaatgtttttgaaaatgaTGGTGTTTTTTGCTGGGCATAAAGCATCATAAATGTTTCCATAAATCTGAGCCCCTACTTGTTGGAAATCCACATTCATTCTAGcagaaacaaatatttgaatTCATTCTAATCATATACTTTGATGAAAATCAAAATGTGTGACTGTTTTTTATAAGGGTTTCCAAAGATCACGTTTGTGAAAAAGCTTTGATgtaaaattggtgtaattcatAGATACAGCAGATAGCTATAAAGTTATATAATTGCCTTTTGTGATCCATGTAGTAAACTACAACTAAGATCATATTACCTCCTGTTTGATATTTGTGATCTACTAGGCAGATATTAGATATATCAGTGCCTTGATTTAAGTTGTCAATCGCACAATTGCACCTGTACTTAAAGTCTAATAAACATCTATAAAAATTAGTTCATTAAGTATTGTATTACTGGGAGCATAGTGTGTTAGTTTTGATATCTATATCCAATGcacaacacacagtaaacaTGTAGTAATGTTTCAATATCCTGATGTTATTCAttaccaaaaacacacacatttaaaaactttGTTTAATTTGGCCTTAAAGCTTTTACACGTTCTGTGGTGTTGAAATAACAGTGGCTGTGAAACTTTATTAGTGTCACAACAGTTAATACGAAGAGAGGTGTTTAAAAGCAAATTGCTGCTTCATTGCAAAGGTTGATGAGAACAGTGTTTGACATTAGCACTCTTGTAACAATGAATAGTGGTGAAATTGTTTGATGAATAAAAGTGGTGCCATTCATAAACCAAAGATTTATTCAAAGACGtgtactgtttattttgtatacaattaagttaataaaatataaattacaaaaaaaaagaattctCTACTTTTCTGTCCAGATTCATGTCTACAAAATGTCTACCCATTcattacaaataaagaaaacgtTATTAAAACTACTGTATTTGGAAGTGTAAGCCATTACTGGctcattaatcattttaattgtttaacacCTTGGAGTTGGTGTTTCATATCCCACCAGTCTTTAAACACAGTTTTAAAAAGGTGGaagattaatattgtatgaaggTAGAGGGTTCAACTGGAATGTGGAGCAGTTTTTTCTGGGGAAGAATACATAAAtcgagaaataaaaaaaagactagCAGACCTCCTCTATGCTACCTGATTAAAGAGACTAATTACTAGAggtttttttatgtattcagtgcatatttaaaTAGAAGAAGAGAGATTGCAATTAAGAGGAAGTCCCTCAGCTCGGTTTGGTTGTCCAGATGCCTGCAGCTTTTCCATCAGGCCGGACCACGGTGCTAGGCtttagtgtgggtctgtgtgtgaccGCATCGGCCAGGTAGGTGGCTTACTGTTTCTGTCGAGAGGTCTAGCTCGATTGTTGCCTGTTACCATCACGCCACCTACTGGACACGTTCGGTACACCACAGGTGGAAGTACGCAGTTGGTGTTGGACAAATCAGACATAACCGGTGCGGGGGGATCGTTGTAATAATGAATGTGGAGAAATGTTCCTACCAGGTATTATTTACTGTACAGATGATACATTGCCACCTGAGATAGTAAAACGGTAGTTCATTCACTCACTTCTTCTACGGAGCTGAATCTATTTGGGGTTTCTTGAAAGCATTTGAATTTTTGTCACTTTCTATTAGATAGCTATTTCTGTAGATAACCTTTACACCTTTGTGTCATGTGTTGCTTGTTAcatctgtcatgtctgtgccttTATTTTAACAGTTAAAAGTTTGTAGCCCCACTCCATTTTTAACTAGGATTACTGTTTTAAATGTTGTGAATCATATTCTACAGCTTCCAAGAAATCCAAATCTCTTACAGGAGGAACTGTTGTATGGTTTCTGACGGTGGGCTAGAAACTTTAACCTATGGAAGTGCATGAGATTTTGTGTTTCAGTTGTCTTCACTCCACATCCAGCAGTTTGTTTTGCATGATAACCTTGTAGAAGATGATTTGAGCTTATTTGCATGCAGCAGACGAAGTTAACCCCTCACACCCTGACCGAACGCCTCCCTTCTATGTCTGTGGTccctcttcttcctctccctGGTATGTGGCCTATGTCTCACTATTGTGTCTTTGCTGGTGCTTTGGT carries:
- the lrrfip1a gene encoding dentin sialophosphoprotein isoform X15, whose protein sequence is MGTQGTGRKRIPNRERLTAEDDALNQIAREAEARLAAKRAARAEAREIRMKELERQQKEIYQVQKKYYGLDNKWGDIEQWMEDSEKYSHRPRRNTSISDDDERMSVGSRGSLRPSEYSGFLGSNSRASSRASSARASPVCANDGGSVAGFLRSAASSSVLGDLDDVTIPDLPDVEERSDKDFLEKGTRTASTLSAATLASLGGISSRRGSGDTSVSADTEASIREIKDIHELKDQIQDVESKYMQGLKEVKDSLAEVEEKYRKAMVSNAQLDNEKSNLMYQVDTLKDSLMELEEQLSESRREYEEKAKDYERERHAHSVLQFQFNEMKETLRQSEELLTEIRQLHLKQDGYVREISDLQETLEWKDKKIGALERQKEYSDAIRNERDELRDEVVVLKDVLKKHGIVLGPDLPANGDVGDGVNDADSSTRSAQDSIRTSHSTGDGLLGRVKEVQKENKHVEDVGNKEILEKAENNTEGQQEEAESEEGSGGEKMQGIQGADKLSSPAPCGDLLNNLEEQSHTASIPTPENAEKTQSHLPLGSDEDTRDSVTDQHDTDNDITKVMPEPLGVSLVCDSTGDANLVAEREGKRDAVTEMGNAEVQVTITAPEEEGTGEQRSSSEGDESSEERVVSSETGGQTGDSVDAKGEESKALSLDSGGDGSSSAEADETSTGTEEKAEGKRAADIETKIQAPSEIVGESPELSFGENCTENETQDLENEGLVSGVESVESKDSTGDGSGQVEETVSVSESAKLIIDAVKEDGQESDSEGEEETDSQDTDSMKSVEENVEPVRDSTVLSARREGSEQESQDLAVGQPEDGCCDREASGSEEKVAEVLSDQEGRVQEPKLVSTEAEVEGESALSVVIVTPALLLIQNDPESRDESEDVSSERPHGSSEAQCPDDPGRETVERTAKVSEGESEVKAKEGDQDLEAETEGKPEEAKSNEEDNIIQEADAEEMEEDKKVDGSLTAVGVEKEKIPDTVHKHEEEHEGQSETECEVKEPRDQQEDEKAQMSTAVPEEENPTGDQREKKEPVERSELKTDERDIFEDCLQSIVIKAVLKGEDEKNASDTSPQEETQVCEDASEPQLENAVLKNEPELDPQDNPDTNTHPDKLDTAPEEGAYTSDVPEEVLMETGVTKSSVEAEKEESDQKPLGVPEHASKGMPEETSENADMQLAERTEVEESEVGAKTEAQVEGDGLAADESVITMEEQWPAEETEEHQRDTGEKTEALIKEQLEDMPKEDVKDGKSSFEEKEVQISEVSEEIMLSEVAGVQQMVSDGSQDVPSDGTSDQEPVTVLDEPAAPDSNKDKGSEGQSPEHQAQTEVQEGTVTVVDEPAAPDSNKDKGSEGQSPEHQTQTEVQEGTVTVVDEPAAPDSNNDKGSEGQSPEHQAQTEVQEGTVTVVEEPAAPDSNKDKGSEDLNPEHQAQTEIQEGPVTVVDEPAAPDSNNDKGSEGQSPEHQAQTEVQEGPVTVVDEPAAPDSNNDKGSEGQSPEHQAQTEVQEGTVTVVDEPAAPDSNNDKGSEGQSPEHQAQTEVQEGTVTVKSQEKDKAGDSTEMQVAAQTDVKTVDDASEKEQEHSREEKDEPPIQPKNEKETADKEEEDEEEEEDGDSFEFDDESGQDFEASMEVLPENQTKEGQTAATATTAEQSVKEGEANLEANSVSQDKTSEHAESNTTDAQEPSETQKQEPEQKNGEEESSPVEQAEHVKGLEGSEQEQSESNQGDSRVEEGKEASREVEESESQGEGSESPGVREESKESTPEGSEDLGKADSGKGSKKAKGKGKEECRVS
- the lrrfip1a gene encoding uro-adherence factor A isoform X18: MGTQGTGRKRIPNRERLTAEDDALNQIAREAEARLAAKRAARAEAREIRMKELERQQKEISDDDERMSVGSRGSLRPSEYSGFLGSNSRASSRASSARASPVCANDGGSVAGFLRSAASSSVLGDLDDVTIPDLPDVEERSDKDFLEKGTRTASTLSAATLASLGGISSRRGSGDTSVSADTEASIREIKDIHELKDQIQDVESKYMQGLKEVKDSLAEVEEKYRKAMVSNAQLDNEKSNLMYQVDTLKDSLMELEEQLSESRREYEEKAKDYERERHAHSVLQFQFNEMKETLRQSEELLTEIRQLHLKQDGYVREISDLQETLEWKDKKIGALERQKEYSDAIRNERDELRDEVVVLKDVLKKHGIVLGPDLPANGDVGDGVNDADSSTRSAQDSIRTSHSTGDGLLGRVKEVQKENKHVEDVGNKEILEKAENNTEGQQEEAESEEGSGGEKMQGIQGADKLSSPAPCGDLLNNLEEQSHTASIPTPENAEKTQSHLPLGSDEDTRDSVTDQHDTDNDITKVMPEPLGVSLVCDSTGDANLVAEREGKRDAVTEMGNAEVQVTITAPEEEGTGEQRSSSEGDESSEERVVSSETGGQTGDSVDAKGEESKALSLDSGGDGSSSAEADETSTGTEEKAEGKRAADIETKIQAPSEIVGESPELSFGENCTENETQDLENEGLVSGVESVESKDSTGDGSGQVEETVSVSESAKLIIDAVKEDGQESDSEGEEETDSQDTDSMKSVEENVEPVRDSTVLSARREGSEQESQDLAVGQPEDGCCDREASGSEEKVAEVLSDQEGRVQEPKLVSTEAEVEGESALSVVIVTPALLLIQNDPESRDESEDVSSERPHGSSEAQCPDDPGRETVERTAKVSEGESEVKAKEGDQDLEAETEGKPEEAKSNEEDNIIQEADAEEMEEDKKVDGSLTAVGVEKEKIPDTVHKHEEEHEGQSETECEVKEPRDQQEDEKAQMSTAVPEEENPTGDQREKKEPVERSELKTDERDIFEDCLQSIVIKAVLKGEDEKNASDTSPQEETQVCEDASEPQLENAVLKNEPELDPQDNPDTNTHPDKLDTAPEEGAYTSDVPEEVLMETGVTKSSVEAEKEESDQKPLGVPEHASKGMPEETSENADMQLAERTEVEESEVGAKTEAQVEGDGLAADESVITMEEQWPAEETEEHQRDTGEKTEALIKEQLEDMPKEDVKDGKSSFEEKEVQISEVSEEIMLSEVAGVQQMVSDGSQDVPSDGTSDQEPVTVLDEPAAPDSNKDKGSEGQSPEHQAQTEVQEGTVTVVDEPAAPDSNKDKGSEGQSPEHQTQTEVQEGTVTVVDEPAAPDSNNDKGSEGQSPEHQAQTEVQEGTVTVVEEPAAPDSNKDKGSEDLNPEHQAQTEIQEGPVTVVDEPAAPDSNNDKGSEGQSPEHQAQTEVQEGPVTVVDEPAAPDSNNDKGSEGQSPEHQAQTEVQEGTVTVVDEPAAPDSNNDKGSEGQSPEHQAQTEVQEGTVTVKSQEKDKAGDSTEMQVAAQTDVKTVDDASEKEQEHSREEKDEPPIQPKNEKETADKEEEDEEEEEDGDSFEFDDESGQDFEASMEVLPENQTKEGQTAATATTAEQSVKEGEANLEANSVSQDKTSEHAESNTTDAQEPSETQKQEPEQKNGEEESSPVEQAEHVKGLEGSEQEQSESNQGDSRVEEGKEASREVEESESQGEGSESPGVREESKESTPEGSEDLGKADSGKGSKKAKGKGKEECRVS
- the lrrfip1a gene encoding dentin sialophosphoprotein isoform X20: MGTQGTGRKRIPNRERLTAEDDALNQIAREAEARLAAKRAARAEAREIRMKELERQQKEIYQVQKKYYGLDNKWGDIEQWMEDSEKYSHRPRRNTSISDDDERMSVGSRGSLRPSEYSGFLGSNSRASSRASSARASPVVEERSDKDFLEKGTRTASTLSAATLASLGGISSRRGSGDTSVSADTEASIREIKDSLAEVEEKYRKAMVSNAQLDNEKSNLMYQVDTLKDSLMELEEQLSESRREYEEKAKDYERERHAHSVLQFQFNEMKETLRQSEELLTEIRQLHLKQDGYVREISDLQETLEWKDKKIGALERQKEYSDAIRNERDELRDEVVVLKDVLKKHGIVLGPDLPANGDVGDGVNDADSSTRSAQDSIRTSHSTGDGLLGRVKEVQKENKHVEDVGNKEILEKAENNTEGQQEEAESEEGSGGEKMQGIQGADKLSSPAPCGDLLNNLEEQSHTASIPTPENAEKTQSHLPLGSDEDTRDSVTDQHDTDNDITKVMPEPLGVSLVCDSTGDANLVAEREGKRDAVTEMGNAEVQVTITAPEEEGTGEQRSSSEGDESSEERVVSSETGGQTGDSVDAKGEESKALSLDSGGDGSSSAEADETSTGTEEKAEGKRAADIETKIQAPSEIVGESPELSFGENCTENETQDLENEGLVSGVESVESKDSTGDGSGQVEETVSVSESAKLIIDAVKEDGQESDSEGEEETDSQDTDSMKSVEENVEPVRDSTVLSARREGSEQESQDLAVGQPEDGCCDREASGSEEKVAEVLSDQEGRVQEPKLVSTEAEVEGESALSVVIVTPALLLIQNDPESRDESEDVSSERPHGSSEAQCPDDPGRETVERTAKVSEGESEVKAKEGDQDLEAETEGKPEEAKSNEEDNIIQEADAEEMEEDKKVDGSLTAVGVEKEKIPDTVHKHEEEHEGQSETECEVKEPRDQQEDEKAQMSTAVPEEENPTGDQREKKEPVERSELKTDERDIFEDCLQSIVIKAVLKGEDEKNASDTSPQEETQVCEDASEPQLENAVLKNEPELDPQDNPDTNTHPDKLDTAPEEGAYTSDVPEEVLMETGVTKSSVEAEKEESDQKPLGVPEHASKGMPEETSENADMQLAERTEVEESEVGAKTEAQVEGDGLAADESVITMEEQWPAEETEEHQRDTGEKTEALIKEQLEDMPKEDVKDGKSSFEEKEVQISEVSEEIMLSEVAGVQQMVSDGSQDVPSDGTSDQEPVTVLDEPAAPDSNKDKGSEGQSPEHQAQTEVQEGTVTVVDEPAAPDSNKDKGSEGQSPEHQTQTEVQEGTVTVVDEPAAPDSNNDKGSEGQSPEHQAQTEVQEGTVTVVEEPAAPDSNKDKGSEDLNPEHQAQTEIQEGPVTVVDEPAAPDSNNDKGSEGQSPEHQAQTEVQEGPVTVVDEPAAPDSNNDKGSEGQSPEHQAQTEVQEGTVTVVDEPAAPDSNNDKGSEGQSPEHQAQTEVQEGTVTVKSQEKDKAGDSTEMQVAAQTDVKTVDDASEKEQEHSREEKDEPPIQPKNEKETADKEEEDEEEEEDGDSFEFDDESGQDFEASMEVLPENQTKEGQTAATATTAEQSVKEGEANLEANSVSQDKTSEHAESNTTDAQEPSETQKQEPEQKNGEEESSPVEQAEHVKGLEGSEQEQSESNQGDSRVEEGKEASREVEESESQGEGSESPGVREESKESTPEGSEDLGKADSGKGSKKAKGKGKEECRVS
- the lrrfip1a gene encoding dentin sialophosphoprotein isoform X19, whose protein sequence is MGTQGTGRKRIPNRERLTAEDDALNQIAREAEARLAAKRAARAEAREIRMKELERQQKEIYQVQKKYYGLDNKWGDIEQWMEDSEKYSHRPRRNTSISDDDERMSVGSRGSLRAGSHKKKKKKKHSKAVEERSDKDFLEKGTRTASTLSAATLASLGGISSRRGSGDTSVSADTEASIREIKDIHELKDQIQDVESKYMQGLKEVKDSLAEVEEKYRKAMVSNAQLDNEKSNLMYQVDTLKDSLMELEEQLSESRREYEEKAKDYERERHAHSVLQFQFNEMKETLRQSEELLTEIRQLHLKQDGYVREISDLQETLEWKDKKIGALERQKEYSDAIRNERDELRDEVVVLKDVLKKHGIVLGPDLPANGDVGDGVNDADSSTRSAQDSIRTSHSTGDGLLGRVKEVQKENKHVEDVGNKEILEKAENNTEGQQEEAESEEGSGGEKMQGIQGADKLSSPAPCGDLLNNLEEQSHTASIPTPENAEKTQSHLPLGSDEDTRDSVTDQHDTDNDITKVMPEPLGVSLVCDSTGDANLVAEREGKRDAVTEMGNAEVQVTITAPEEEGTGEQRSSSEGDESSEERVVSSETGGQTGDSVDAKGEESKALSLDSGGDGSSSAEADETSTGTEEKAEGKRAADIETKIQAPSEIVGESPELSFGENCTENETQDLENEGLVSGVESVESKDSTGDGSGQVEETVSVSESAKLIIDAVKEDGQESDSEGEEETDSQDTDSMKSVEENVEPVRDSTVLSARREGSEQESQDLAVGQPEDGCCDREASGSEEKVAEVLSDQEGRVQEPKLVSTEAEVEGESALSVVIVTPALLLIQNDPESRDESEDVSSERPHGSSEAQCPDDPGRETVERTAKVSEGESEVKAKEGDQDLEAETEGKPEEAKSNEEDNIIQEADAEEMEEDKKVDGSLTAVGVEKEKIPDTVHKHEEEHEGQSETECEVKEPRDQQEDEKAQMSTAVPEEENPTGDQREKKEPVERSELKTDERDIFEDCLQSIVIKAVLKGEDEKNASDTSPQEETQVCEDASEPQLENAVLKNEPELDPQDNPDTNTHPDKLDTAPEEGAYTSDVPEEVLMETGVTKSSVEAEKEESDQKPLGVPEHASKGMPEETSENADMQLAERTEVEESEVGAKTEAQVEGDGLAADESVITMEEQWPAEETEEHQRDTGEKTEALIKEQLEDMPKEDVKDGKSSFEEKEVQISEVSEEIMLSEVAGVQQMVSDGSQDVPSDGTSDQEPVTVLDEPAAPDSNKDKGSEGQSPEHQAQTEVQEGTVTVVDEPAAPDSNKDKGSEGQSPEHQTQTEVQEGTVTVVDEPAAPDSNNDKGSEGQSPEHQAQTEVQEGTVTVVEEPAAPDSNKDKGSEDLNPEHQAQTEIQEGPVTVVDEPAAPDSNNDKGSEGQSPEHQAQTEVQEGPVTVVDEPAAPDSNNDKGSEGQSPEHQAQTEVQEGTVTVVDEPAAPDSNNDKGSEGQSPEHQAQTEVQEGTVTVKSQEKDKAGDSTEMQVAAQTDVKTVDDASEKEQEHSREEKDEPPIQPKNEKETADKEEEDEEEEEDGDSFEFDDESGQDFEASMEVLPENQTKEGQTAATATTAEQSVKEGEANLEANSVSQDKTSEHAESNTTDAQEPSETQKQEPEQKNGEEESSPVEQAEHVKGLEGSEQEQSESNQGDSRVEEGKEASREVEESESQGEGSESPGVREESKESTPEGSEDLGKADSGKGSKKAKGKGKEECRVS